The following proteins are co-located in the Nonlabens ponticola genome:
- the lipA gene encoding lipoyl synthase produces METATTSVAPPATKGKPKWLRVKLPVGQKYKELRGVVDKYDLHTICTSGSCPNMGECWTEGTATFMILGNTCTRSCGFCGVKTGRPDSLDWAEPEKVARSIKLMGIKHAVITSVDRDDLKDMGSIIWKETVAAIRRMNPETTLETLIPDFQGVTRNIDRIVAANPEVVSHNMETVKRLTREVRIQAKYERSLEVLRYLKQEGINRTKSGIMLGLGEREEEVIQTMEDLRDNDVDVVTIGQYLQPSKKHLPVQEFITPEQFGVYEKLGLEMGFRHVESGALVRSSYKAHKHIL; encoded by the coding sequence ATGGAGACAGCAACAACAAGTGTAGCACCGCCAGCAACTAAGGGTAAACCAAAGTGGCTGAGAGTCAAACTGCCTGTAGGTCAAAAGTATAAGGAATTGCGTGGTGTGGTTGACAAGTACGATCTTCACACCATTTGCACCTCAGGTAGTTGTCCTAACATGGGAGAATGCTGGACTGAAGGTACTGCTACATTCATGATTCTGGGAAACACCTGCACGAGATCCTGTGGTTTTTGTGGTGTGAAAACCGGCAGACCTGACTCACTAGACTGGGCAGAACCTGAAAAAGTTGCTCGCAGTATCAAACTTATGGGCATCAAACATGCGGTTATTACCAGTGTGGATAGAGATGACTTAAAGGATATGGGCAGCATCATCTGGAAAGAAACTGTTGCAGCGATTAGACGCATGAATCCTGAGACAACTCTAGAAACACTGATACCTGATTTTCAAGGAGTAACGCGCAATATTGATCGTATCGTTGCTGCAAATCCAGAGGTTGTTTCACACAACATGGAAACGGTAAAACGATTGACCAGAGAAGTACGTATTCAAGCAAAATATGAGCGCAGCCTAGAGGTATTGAGATACCTTAAGCAAGAAGGCATTAATCGCACAAAATCTGGTATTATGCTAGGTTTAGGTGAGCGTGAGGAAGAAGTTATCCAGACAATGGAAGATTTGCGTGATAATGATGTAGATGTTGTTACCATAGGTCAATATTTACAACCTTCAAAAAAACACTTGCCTGTACAAGAATTCATTACACCTGAGCAATTTGGTGTTTATGAAAAGCTGGGTCTAGAAATGGGCTTTAGACATGTTGAAAGTGGCGCTTTAGTGCGCAGTTCTTATAAGGCTCACAAGCATATACTTTAA
- the gap gene encoding type I glyceraldehyde-3-phosphate dehydrogenase, translating into MIKVAINGFGRIGRTFLRTVLNHEHIQVVAINDLASVEVMAHLLKYDSIHGVLAHEVHHNEDKLIVDGKEISFSHHAVLNKLDWTGVDVVLEATGKFKSKRQLEQHLEAGAGKVILTAPPIDDGIKTVVLGVNDDVMDEHDLIISNASCTTNNAAPMIKVLDELYGVEQAYITTVHSYTTDQSLHDQPHRDLRRARAAGQSIVPTTTGAAKALTKIFPHLSDVIGGCGIRVPVPNGSLTDMTINVKTEVTIEEVNQAFLTYAEENPDTFSYTDVPLVSIDISGSPYSCIYDSQMTSVIGNLVKIIGWYDNESGYSNRLKDLIMRLSTKS; encoded by the coding sequence ATGATTAAAGTTGCGATCAATGGTTTTGGACGTATAGGTCGTACTTTCTTACGCACAGTTTTAAATCATGAACACATCCAAGTGGTCGCTATTAATGATCTTGCGAGTGTCGAGGTGATGGCTCACTTGCTCAAGTATGATTCTATACATGGCGTTTTAGCTCATGAAGTGCATCACAACGAGGATAAATTGATTGTTGATGGTAAGGAAATTTCCTTTAGCCATCACGCGGTTCTCAATAAGTTAGATTGGACAGGTGTTGATGTAGTTCTTGAAGCTACTGGAAAGTTTAAATCAAAAAGACAGCTAGAACAGCATCTTGAAGCTGGTGCGGGCAAAGTTATTCTCACGGCGCCACCAATAGACGACGGCATCAAAACCGTTGTATTAGGTGTTAACGATGATGTCATGGATGAGCACGATCTCATTATTTCAAACGCTAGTTGCACCACAAATAATGCAGCACCTATGATCAAGGTGCTAGACGAGTTATACGGCGTTGAACAAGCATATATTACCACGGTACATAGTTATACTACAGACCAGAGCCTACACGATCAACCTCATCGGGATTTGAGGCGTGCTCGCGCAGCTGGGCAATCTATTGTTCCTACAACAACTGGCGCAGCCAAGGCATTGACAAAGATTTTTCCTCACTTAAGTGATGTCATAGGCGGTTGTGGAATTAGGGTTCCAGTTCCTAACGGTAGCCTTACCGATATGACTATCAATGTGAAGACTGAAGTTACCATTGAAGAAGTCAATCAGGCATTTTTGACATACGCAGAAGAAAATCCGGATACATTTTCTTACACTGACGTACCCTTAGTTTCCATAGATATATCTGGTAGTCCTTACTCTTGTATTTATGATTCACAAATGACATCTGTGATTGGAAATCTAGTCAAAATCATAGGTTGGTACGACAATGAGAGCGGTTACTCAAACCGTTTGAAAGATCTGATAATGAGATTGTCAACAAAAAGTTAA